CACTCACCAAATAGGCGATGTTATGTTAGGTGAAATCATTGAGGTATGTAATTATGGTTATCATGTAGAACTTTCGACAGATGTTGTAGGACTGGTACATAAATCGGAAATTACTTATTTTGATAGAAAACCTAAGACTGAAAATTACTATAAAAAGGGGGATAAAATTAACGTTAAATTACTAAAGTTTAATGAACAAAGAGTAGATTTAAGCATTAAACAAGTTGAACCCAACCCTTATGATATTTTTATTGAACAAAATCAAGTCGGTGATGTGTTAAATGGAGTGATTAGTAATTGCGTTAAGTTTGGTTATTTCGTGGAGTTAGTAAAAGGTGTTGAAGGGCTAGCACACATTAAGAGCAACATGAATACTCAATTTAATCAAGGTGATAGAGTTAGTGTTGAAATATTATCCATCAACAATAAAAAAATAGCGTTAAAAGTGCTTAAATAATCCATATACACAAAGCCTGACATAGTAATGTAAGGAAATTATCTGTTGATATTTCCTCTGTTTTAACGCTTGTTATTATAATTTTAGAAAAACACAATGAAAGGAGGAAATATGCGACATCTTACATCACGTATAGCGTTTTTGACATTAGTGATATTCAGTTAATATATACTCACCAATAAAACATACAAAAATCAGCGTAAAAAAACAAATGCCCCTGAGAACAAATTTTAGTATTTTTGCAAAATCTTTATAAAAAATGACCGCTTCATAATATGCATTCCCCAAATTGGAGGTAACATTTTGTTTTTTATAAATAAATGGTAATATCAAAATGAAACGTATTTATTATTTCATTGATAACATCAAAAAAGTAAGTCTTATACCCAAGCTTATTTCGTTTCAGTACACCTCAATTTTTCACAATAATATTTTCAGAAAATAACATTATTTCTCATCTCCACCTAACACACCTAAATTAAAAAAATGTTAGTTATTAACATAGAATAAATAGTGTTCATAATTTTTATCAAAAAACATCCATAGCACCAAATTCACAATCAAAATCAGCACGATAAATAACAAAAATCATCTTATTTATTCTATAAAAATAGCTAAAAAATTGAATCTAAATACTCGAAAATTGAGTATAATACAACAGTTAAATCTTATTACTTAGATAGGTAAAAGTATATTGTCATTTACAGAAAATAACATTATTAGTGGGCGTTTTTTATATTTCAAATACGACATTTTTAATAAAATTTAACCATCTTCAAATCTAAAAATGCAAATTTTGGGCAAAAAACGACCACTCAATTAAAAAAAATGAGACCTTTTTTCAAAAGTGTGAGCTAGATCATTTGACATTGTTATTATTTTTTGTATCATTTGCATGTTCAATATTCTTAGGTATGAGAATTATTGATGACAACTAGTTGTTTTATACCTTATAAAATAGCTTTTTAATTCAATTAAATTATTTAAAAATTTAAGGTGATTATTATGAAAAAAACTCTTATCGCGTTAACAGTTGCTGCATTAGCTTCAACTTCAGCTTCAGCTGTAACTGTATATAACCAAGATGGAATGAATGTTAACGTTTTTGGTGAAATCAAATACACATTAGGTCAAGACAAAATAACCGTTAAAGAAGACGGTGTTAAACAGCCTGAATCAACTGAAAGCCACACTAAGTTGAAAAACGCTGGAACTAAATTAGGTGTTCACGCTGACTACGATCTAGGTAATGGTGCATATGCATTTGGTGAATACAAACTTCAAATGAAATCAGGTGATGCAAAATTAGATAAAGCATTCATCGGATTTGGTCAAAAAGAAGTAGGTCAATTAAGCTTTGGTCAACAAGTAACTATGGCTGATGACATCGGTGAAGCTACTTTTGATAATATCTACGGTGTAGGTGTAAGCGTGCTTCCTACTGGCGGTGATCGTACAGTTGCTTACCGTTATAAAGCTGTTGATGGCTGGACATTCGGTGCAGACTATGTGTTTGGTGAAAATGGTGAAAAGAAAGTAAAATATGAAGCTTTAGGTTTTGAAAAAGAAGTGCCTCTAAAAAATGCATTCCAAGTTGGTGCTCACTACTCAAAAGATGCATTAACTTTTGAAGCAGGTTTAGGTCGCGTAAACCACAAATCTGTGGATTCTAAAGACGATTATGTTGATGCTATTGAAGCTGCATTTGGCTACACAATTGACAACGTACGCTTAGGTTTAGATTTAGGCTATGGTATTATGAAATATGGTAATGATAAAGATAAATTATTCCACACAGCTATGGGAGCAAAAGTTGCTGTAACTGATAGTGTAGATCTTTTCGGTACTTATGCATATACCAAAATTAAATTTGCTGACAAAGATGAAAAAGCAGAAAAAATTCATGGTTTAAACGTTGGTGTTGATTATAAATTAGCGAAAAATGTAAGTTTATTTGCTGAAGCTCAATATCAAAAAGGTAAACAAGACAAACACAAAACAACTCAAAAAGCTGTTGGTGTTGGTATGAAAATTGTATGGTAATCTAATTACTTAACAATTTTATAATCACAGTTGCAAAGAACCCATAAGTTACGGCTTATGGGTTTTTTGTTATAATAGATAAATCCATTTCATTATATAAAATCATCGTTAATAAATTTTCTAATATAGAAGAATACCAAGATCACATTAAAAAATTCTTAAATAACGGAATATTGAAGATAAAATCAGTACTGAAAGCCACTCTTATATAAAACGTGGAACTGTTAATAAAATACTATAACAATCACAACTTATTAAAATGTTTCTAGAACCTATTGTTGGAATAATAGCTCAAATAACTTTCATTTTTTGCACCAATTTTATCCCATTATGACACCTTAATTTTTTGCTTAAAATAAGCAAAGCTTCTTTCAATTTTATTTAAAAAGTTATGCATATTTAATTGATAAATATAAGAAGTAAGGAAGGCTTGTATTTAAACGCCTAAAAGTGCTATCAAGCCTATAAGAATAATGAGACTTACTAGTTTAGGATTTTATTTTACTCTTTTAATAACAGGACTGGTCGTTACAATGATTACATTGATACGTTGTTTATCTCTAAACGTTCCTATTTTCTTAATATTATAGCTATTATATTTTTCATATTTTTAACTTCATTCAAAAAGTCAATTAAAGCTTTATTGCATAGATTGCAAATAGCTTTCTAATATCACATCAAAAATTTAAAATAAGTTACACCTATAATAAACACAATATGTATAGGTTTACTTTCATAGACATTATTAGGATAACTTACTCTATTTTAGTATTATTGTGCTTTAAAATTTCATTCACAACGAGACAAATTCATACAAGATATCATGAAAATAATCATTGGCATAAGTTTCAATATCTTAGATTATTTTAATAAATCAACTAACTAACAAAATTCCAACCACTGCTGTTGTAATCGACTTAATTGCTGTGTGGCGGTTTTCCAACGAGTACTAGATTGTAACTCACGCCACGTAATGGTTTTACGCTTCATCAATGAAAAATGACGCTCTTTTTGTTGTTGGGTTGGAACATATTGTAAATTATCTAAAACCTGTATCACGCCTTGTGGTTCGTTGCAAAGTAGTAATAAATCACAGCCCGCCTTTAAGGCTTTTTGGCTACGCTCGACATAATCTCCCATAAAGCTCGCGCCTTTCATTCCAAGATCATCAGAGAAAATCACGCCATTAAAATTGAGCTGTTTGCGTAAAATGTCTTTTAACCAATAGTGCGAGCCACTCGCAGGTTGGGAATCGCATTGAGTATAAATCACGTGTGCCGGCATAATCGCTGAGAGTTTATTTTTTTGAATTAAGTTTGTAAATGGTACGATATCTTGTTCAAAAATAGTGGTTTTCGGGCGTTCATCAAAAGGCGTTTCTAAATGTGAATCGGCAATGACTCGCCCGTGTCCCGGAAAATGTTTACCTGTGGTTGCCATTCCAACTTCCAACATTCCATCGATAAATTGTTCGGCAATAGGTAACATTTCTCTCACCTGTGAGCCAAAAGAACGATCGCCAATCGCTTTACATTGATGACCTAAATCTAACACAGGGGCAAAACTGAGATCGATATCCATTGCAAACATTTCCGCCGCCATCACCCAACCGCTTTCTTTGGCAAGTTGTGGTTGATTTAAAGCTAAGAAAGATTGCATTGCGGGAAGTGTGGTAAAGCCGTCTCGAAAACGTTGCACCCGTCCGCCTTCTTGATCGACAGTTATCAATAATGGCTTTTTGATTTCTTTGCGGATAGATTGGATTAAGGCTTGCAACTGTGCTTTGTCGTGAAAATTACGGCTAAACAGAATCAGCCCTGAAACCAAAGGATGTTCCAAAATTTCTTTTTCTTCTTGGGTCAGCGTATAGCCTGCGATATCGATGAGTAACATAGTTTTCTCTATAATTAGTATTTATCTGATACAATAAAGCGGTCATTTTTTCAGAAAAATTTGCAAATTCTTCATAAAATTTAACCGCTTATCTTTTTGTATTTTAAAGTAAAATTTCAGCTTAACCTAAAATTTTATCTAATTCCGCACTCACTTCTTCTACTTTTTTCGTACCATCTAGTTTG
This DNA window, taken from Phocoenobacter uteri, encodes the following:
- a CDS encoding porin — protein: MKKTLIALTVAALASTSASAVTVYNQDGMNVNVFGEIKYTLGQDKITVKEDGVKQPESTESHTKLKNAGTKLGVHADYDLGNGAYAFGEYKLQMKSGDAKLDKAFIGFGQKEVGQLSFGQQVTMADDIGEATFDNIYGVGVSVLPTGGDRTVAYRYKAVDGWTFGADYVFGENGEKKVKYEALGFEKEVPLKNAFQVGAHYSKDALTFEAGLGRVNHKSVDSKDDYVDAIEAAFGYTIDNVRLGLDLGYGIMKYGNDKDKLFHTAMGAKVAVTDSVDLFGTYAYTKIKFADKDEKAEKIHGLNVGVDYKLAKNVSLFAEAQYQKGKQDKHKTTQKAVGVGMKIVW
- a CDS encoding S1 RNA-binding domain-containing protein, whose amino-acid sequence is MSIKASSPNPYTLFFNTHQIGDVMLGEIIEVCNYGYHVELSTDVVGLVHKSEITYFDRKPKTENYYKKGDKINVKLLKFNEQRVDLSIKQVEPNPYDIFIEQNQVGDVLNGVISNCVKFGYFVELVKGVEGLAHIKSNMNTQFNQGDRVSVEILSINNKKIALKVLK
- the nagZ gene encoding beta-N-acetylhexosaminidase — translated: MLLIDIAGYTLTQEEKEILEHPLVSGLILFSRNFHDKAQLQALIQSIRKEIKKPLLITVDQEGGRVQRFRDGFTTLPAMQSFLALNQPQLAKESGWVMAAEMFAMDIDLSFAPVLDLGHQCKAIGDRSFGSQVREMLPIAEQFIDGMLEVGMATTGKHFPGHGRVIADSHLETPFDERPKTTIFEQDIVPFTNLIQKNKLSAIMPAHVIYTQCDSQPASGSHYWLKDILRKQLNFNGVIFSDDLGMKGASFMGDYVERSQKALKAGCDLLLLCNEPQGVIQVLDNLQYVPTQQQKERHFSLMKRKTITWRELQSSTRWKTATQQLSRLQQQWLEFC